Part of the Aquicella lusitana genome is shown below.
AGGCTTGATTGCTAGCCTGGCTGAATCACGCATTACCCTGACACCTGAAGTGCGCACATTTATTCAAATTGGCATACTGGGCGGGTTTACCACTTTTTCAACATTTGGTTATGAAACATTTACACTGATGCGTGACGGACAATTTATATTATGCGTCACGAATATTTTGACGCAGGTGCTGCTGGGTCTTGTTGGTGTATGGCTAGGATATCAGTTAGGACAATAGCGCTAAGGAAAATGGATTATGTTAACTGAAGACGGCTATTTATTACGGGTTTTTATAGGCGAATCTGATAAAAAGGACGGAATGCCGCTCTATGAATGGATTGTCAGGCGCGCAAAGAAGGAAGGCATCGCAGGCGCGACTGTTTTACGCGGTATCGAAGGTTACGGCGGCAGCAGCCAGATTCATACCGCTAAAATCTTGCAACTCTCGACCGATTTGCCCGTCATTATCGAGCTCATTGATACACTAGATAAAATAGATCGTTTTATGGCTGTCCTGGAAGAGGTCATCGAAGGCGGGCTGGTGACACAAGAGAAAGCAAAAATTCGCTTGTTCAGGAGCGCGCGATAACGCTTACGGTAGTTTTGAGTCAGGATCAATATGAAAAAATCGAAACGATCTTCAGAACTTCTCATGGAGATTGCACAAGACAAACCATTAGCGGGTGATTTGACTTATCAGCACTTTTTGCAAAGGCTTGGCGACCGTGCATTTGGTATTGTTTTATTATTTTTTGCTTTGCCAAGCGCATTACCTTCTTCATTTCTTCCTGGCATTTCTTTAATTTTTAGTCTACCTATCGCGATTTTTGCGCTGCAAATAATTTTTGCCAGGAAGACACTTTGGTTACCCAATGTGATTGGGAAGCGAAAAATTTCTCATGAAAAAATCTCGAAGATCATCCATGCAGCCGTACCTTATTTAGCGAAAATCGAGCGATTTCTAAAACCTCGATGGGATTTGATGATGATGCCTGTCATGGAAATCATCCATGGCATTGCTATTTTCTTTTTGGCCTTATTGTTAATACTGCCCATCCCATTTAGTAATTTTATTCTTGCAACGTTAGTTATTATTTTTAGCCTTGGTTTCGCTGAGAAAGACGGTGTCTTCATTGTGATAGGCTACATCGGTTCTATTCTTTATGTTTCTTTTATTTATTTATTAATTATTGCCACCATTAAAACGGTTTTATCAGGACATGGGGTTTAATACACGCAACCATTTTTCTTCTGTCATTATCGCATCCACCGTGACATCCCATGGGTCCGATGGCAAACGCTCCGCCTGCTGAACGGCATAACCCACGCCGACGATAAAAGGCTTGTCAGTAAGTTGGGTATGAATAAATGCAAAGGTACGATCATAATACCCGCCGCCTGTCCCTAAACGATGACCATGCACATCGAATGCAATTAGCGGTGTAATAACTATTTCCAGTCTTTCTGGAGTAATGATACCCGAGAGATTGTCAGGCTCGGGAATGCCATAACGATTAGGTCGCAGCGTGTCGCCAGGCTGATAGAGCGCGAAACGGAGTGGTGTTTCTTTTTCTTCAGCAAGCACAGGCAGGTAGCAATATTTTTGTGCTTGCCAGATAGACTCAATCAAAGGCATGGTTTCGAATTCATGATGAAACGCAAGATAACAGGCAATATGCTGGCTTTGTTTAAAAACTGCCTGACTGACGAAAATATTCGCTGCCGCAAGCGCAGCCTTGTCACGATAAGCTGGAGAAATGGCCTTGCGTACTTCGCGAAAGTGTTTTCGAAGTGTCGCCTTGGGATCGGTGCTCATATCCATGATAATCACTACAGGATAACGCAGCTTTGCTTATTCTGCAGTATAGATTAGTTCCGTTTGCATCGCTTTATTAATAGTCGTATCCAGCTTGTCCTGCAGTAGCGTAATACGTTGATTGATCTTGCTCATGAGGCTGGTTTTCTGTTGGTCTGATTGCAGAAATTGATAAGCAATATTGAGCGCTGTAATGATGGCAATGCGCTCCACATTAATCGCCTTGCCAGACTCCTTGACCTCCAGCATCTTCTGGTTAAGAAAAGCAGCGGCCTGCTGCAATGACTTCAATTCCGATTCCGGGCATCTAATCGGGTAGAGCTTGCCTAAAATATCAATGGTGGTGGTGATGATTTTATCCGTCATGGCAGATTCTCTATTTCCTTTAATTTGGATATCAACGTTTTGATCTGTGAGATGGCCTTTTGCTGCTTTCCCAGTAATAATTCTCGTTCACGGATGAGCGATGACTTTCCCTGATACAGGCTTTGATTCGATTGCTTTAACTGATCATGTTGAGCTATCAGTGCCTTGATCTGCTTTTCGAGACGTTTCAGTAACTCTTCCATGATTGATGGCCTTATCTCATAAAAAAACACGCAGAACTGAATATCATCATATTGATACAAAATAATTTATAAGCATCATATAATATACATGGCTAAATATAAAGTGTATAGAATGAACGTACCAGGACGCCTCTAACATCATGAAAAATCTTACTGAATTACCCGAATGGCAGGCGCTCTTCGCGCATCACCAGGAAGTCGCAAACCTGCATTTGCGCGCGCTGTTTGCCGAAGACAGGTCGCGTTTTGCCCGATTTTCTCTGGAATCCGGCGAGCTTTTTCTGGATTATTCACGCAATCGTATTTCATCCGAAACCATTAAATTGCTCACAGAACTCGCGGAGGCTGTTCAATTACGCCAGAAAATAGAAGCCCTGTTTAACGGACAACCGATCAATCATACTGAAAAACGGCCTGCGCTACACACAGCCTTGCGTGATAAAAGACACACGCCCATACAGGTTAATGGAGAAAATATCGCTTCCATTATTGCGCATATGCAACAGCAACTACATGATTTTGTTGATAATATTCATTCAAAGACCTGGAAGGGCGTGACGGGCAAACCCATCAAACATATCGTAAATCTGGGCATAGGCGGCTCCCATCATGGCCCTCAGATGGCAATTCATGCGCTAAAGGATTTTGCAGTAAGCGATCTGCAATTTCATTTTATTTCCAGCGTGGATAAGGCCCATCTAAATGATGTATTGGAACAAATTGATCCGGAAACATCGCTTTTTATCCTCTCATCTAAATCTTTTACAACCATCGAAACACTCACCAATGCACGCACTATCCTGGCCTGGCTTAGGGATAAATTCGGCGAAAATGTCCTCAAACACCACTTTGTGGCTGTGACAGCCGCACCAGAAAAAGCCATTGCCTTTGGCATTCCCAAAGAAAATATTTTCCCGCTATGGGACTGGGTAGGTGGACGTTATTCGATTTGGTCGGCCATTGGATTGCCCATCGCCCTGATGCTGGGCAACAAGCATTTCGAAGATTTCCTGGCAGGCGCCTATGAGATGGATCAACATTTCAGGCAGGCGGATTTTTCTAAAAATATGCCGGTTTTATTAGCCCTGTTGACCGTTTGGTACCTTAATTTTTTTGGTGCGCGTGCACAAGCCATCGTGCCTTATGCCCACCGCCTCCGATACCTTGTTCCCTATTTGCAGCAGGCGGAAATGGAAAGCAACGGTAAATGTATTCGCTCTGATAGCAGTCACATTCTTTATGCGACAGGACCTGTTATTTTTGGCGAAGAAGGCTGTAATGGTCAGCACACTTATCATCAGTTGCTGCATCAAGGGCAGCATCTGATTCCAGTCGATTTTATTCTGATTGGCAAAATGTCTCCGTCAGCAAACGATCACCATCATGAAACACTCATAGCAAGCGGCTTAAGTCAGGCCCAGGCGCTGATGCGTGGCAAAACATTTGATGAAGCTTACCAGGAACTAATCGCCCGGCATTGTTCGCCCGACGAAGCAAAACAGCTTGCGCATCACCAGATGATCCCAGGCAATAAACCGAGCAACGTGCTGGTGATGGAACAACTGACGCCTCGAAATCTGGGCGCGCTCCTTGCGCTTTATGAGCATAAAATTTTCGTCCAGGGTATCATCTGGGACATTAATCCCTTTGATCAATGGGGCGTGGAGTTGGGCAAACAGTTGTTACCGCAGATTATTCATCGCCTGAAGCATATGCATACAGAAGATGAAACAGATTGTGCAACAGAAGGCTTGATTCATCATTATAAAAAAATACAGGATAGATTATGAAAAAAGGATTTATTTTCTTGCTTGCCGCCTGCCTGATACTTTGTGCCTGCGGCCAATCAGGCAAGCTTTATTTACCTGATCCTAATGCGGTTTCCGAACAAGATCAGGGGCCGGATCAAAATCAGAATTAGGATTAACCATCATTTTAAAATGAATATAGCCATGCAGAAAAAAATCCATTTCGCCAAAATGCACGGTCTTGGCAATGACTTTGTTGTTATTAACGCAACCCATCAGGCTTTTGATTTAACTAGCCTGTCTATAGTTGGCCTCGCCGATCGGCATACGGGTATTGGGTTCG
Proteins encoded:
- the crcB gene encoding fluoride efflux transporter CrcB — encoded protein: MQNLLIAGLGGFIGTMMRYLLNNAIYKILNYPLYPYGTMTINITGCFFIGLIASLAESRITLTPEVRTFIQIGILGGFTTFSTFGYETFTLMRDGQFILCVTNILTQVLLGLVGVWLGYQLGQ
- a CDS encoding DUF190 domain-containing protein, whose product is MLTEDGYLLRVFIGESDKKDGMPLYEWIVRRAKKEGIAGATVLRGIEGYGGSSQIHTAKILQLSTDLPVIIELIDTLDKIDRFMAVLEEVIEGGLVTQEKAKIRLFRSAR
- a CDS encoding exopolysaccharide biosynthesis protein is translated as MKKSKRSSELLMEIAQDKPLAGDLTYQHFLQRLGDRAFGIVLLFFALPSALPSSFLPGISLIFSLPIAIFALQIIFARKTLWLPNVIGKRKISHEKISKIIHAAVPYLAKIERFLKPRWDLMMMPVMEIIHGIAIFFLALLLILPIPFSNFILATLVIIFSLGFAEKDGVFIVIGYIGSILYVSFIYLLIIATIKTVLSGHGV
- a CDS encoding 5-formyltetrahydrofolate cyclo-ligase, producing MDMSTDPKATLRKHFREVRKAISPAYRDKAALAAANIFVSQAVFKQSQHIACYLAFHHEFETMPLIESIWQAQKYCYLPVLAEEKETPLRFALYQPGDTLRPNRYGIPEPDNLSGIITPERLEIVITPLIAFDVHGHRLGTGGGYYDRTFAFIHTQLTDKPFIVGVGYAVQQAERLPSDPWDVTVDAIMTEEKWLRVLNPMS
- a CDS encoding cell division protein ZapA; protein product: MTDKIITTTIDILGKLYPIRCPESELKSLQQAAAFLNQKMLEVKESGKAINVERIAIITALNIAYQFLQSDQQKTSLMSKINQRITLLQDKLDTTINKAMQTELIYTAE
- the pgi gene encoding glucose-6-phosphate isomerase — encoded protein: MKNLTELPEWQALFAHHQEVANLHLRALFAEDRSRFARFSLESGELFLDYSRNRISSETIKLLTELAEAVQLRQKIEALFNGQPINHTEKRPALHTALRDKRHTPIQVNGENIASIIAHMQQQLHDFVDNIHSKTWKGVTGKPIKHIVNLGIGGSHHGPQMAIHALKDFAVSDLQFHFISSVDKAHLNDVLEQIDPETSLFILSSKSFTTIETLTNARTILAWLRDKFGENVLKHHFVAVTAAPEKAIAFGIPKENIFPLWDWVGGRYSIWSAIGLPIALMLGNKHFEDFLAGAYEMDQHFRQADFSKNMPVLLALLTVWYLNFFGARAQAIVPYAHRLRYLVPYLQQAEMESNGKCIRSDSSHILYATGPVIFGEEGCNGQHTYHQLLHQGQHLIPVDFILIGKMSPSANDHHHETLIASGLSQAQALMRGKTFDEAYQELIARHCSPDEAKQLAHHQMIPGNKPSNVLVMEQLTPRNLGALLALYEHKIFVQGIIWDINPFDQWGVELGKQLLPQIIHRLKHMHTEDETDCATEGLIHHYKKIQDRL
- the lptM gene encoding LPS translocon maturation chaperone LptM — translated: MKKGFIFLLAACLILCACGQSGKLYLPDPNAVSEQDQGPDQNQN